The Micromonospora sp. Llam0 genome contains a region encoding:
- a CDS encoding IPT/TIG domain-containing protein has translation MLTVAALAGALASLAASGPVTAAEGDGHAVGVRFDLAADVVGSTAIEADAVVGSATAPPTLGTDSENAVDIALPTAVGVSASGTVEEVSVTRRPHHSTGSGTVSGLAVSVFGVPALAVTAASASVSCGPDRRGAAETTLDGLTVFGAAVSLPVDGSPITSSRSLPVTGLTGAQLTASVTGTETRELGTRVTAVTAVTATFEITGDTAGGTVTVSAGTVTVAEAACARPALSTDPASPGPTDIDTLTDSTYRSDATPWIDSVNPGEGTTVGGTTATVSGTGFVPGQTRVTVCGRTLGPAVVTVGGAFNVLTFPTPACEAGATTISVSTPAGTSNEIAFRYVGEGPPVTDEPGDGTSEDGLPVTGRTLGPLVVSGLLAILVGAALRFAAGGQLGPGTGRAGDVHPPQALSYQPPTE, from the coding sequence ATGCTCACCGTCGCAGCCCTGGCCGGAGCGCTCGCCAGTCTGGCTGCGTCCGGGCCGGTCACGGCGGCGGAAGGGGACGGGCACGCCGTCGGCGTCCGATTCGACCTCGCCGCCGACGTTGTCGGCAGCACCGCGATCGAAGCGGACGCCGTCGTCGGCAGCGCCACCGCCCCGCCGACGCTCGGCACCGACAGTGAAAACGCGGTCGACATCGCCCTACCGACGGCGGTCGGCGTGTCGGCCAGCGGGACGGTCGAGGAGGTGTCCGTCACCAGACGGCCGCACCACAGCACCGGGTCCGGCACGGTCAGCGGCCTGGCCGTCAGTGTCTTCGGCGTACCGGCGCTGGCGGTGACCGCAGCCTCCGCCTCGGTGAGCTGTGGACCGGACCGACGTGGGGCGGCGGAGACCACGCTCGACGGGCTGACCGTCTTCGGTGCGGCCGTCAGTCTCCCCGTCGACGGGTCACCGATCACGTCGAGCCGGTCGCTGCCGGTGACCGGGCTGACCGGCGCGCAGCTGACCGCGAGCGTCACCGGAACCGAGACCCGCGAGCTTGGCACCCGCGTCACCGCCGTCACCGCCGTCACGGCGACGTTCGAGATCACCGGCGACACGGCCGGTGGCACGGTCACGGTTTCGGCCGGCACGGTGACGGTCGCCGAGGCGGCGTGCGCGCGGCCAGCACTGTCGACCGATCCGGCATCACCAGGACCTACGGACATCGACACCCTCACCGACTCCACGTATCGCAGCGATGCCACGCCCTGGATCGACTCGGTGAACCCCGGTGAGGGAACCACCGTCGGCGGCACCACGGCGACGGTCAGCGGTACTGGCTTCGTACCCGGGCAGACCCGGGTGACAGTCTGCGGCCGGACGCTCGGGCCGGCGGTCGTCACGGTCGGCGGCGCGTTCAACGTGTTGACCTTCCCGACCCCCGCCTGCGAGGCCGGCGCGACGACGATTTCCGTCAGCACCCCGGCCGGTACCTCCAACGAGATCGCTTTCCGGTACGTCGGGGAAGGACCGCCGGTAACCGACGAACCCGGCGACGGCACATCGGAGGACGGCCTTCCGGTCACCGGGCGCACGTTGGGCCCGCTCGTTGTCAGCGGCCTTCTGGCGATCCTGGTTGGCGCCGCGCTGCGGTTCGCCGCCGGCGGACAACTCGGCCCAGGAACGGGACGGGCTGGCGACGTTCACCCGCCGCAGGCACTTTCGTATCAGCCGCCGACTGAGTAG
- a CDS encoding class I SAM-dependent methyltransferase produces MPIWGRIVLLAAGEPYKKVIGVDFSPTFIQQAEDNLRRYTGPLKAAEVELLAIDAADFVAPVENLVVYLFSPFGPPVFTTVMNNLVSAARRNQKKITVIYYSPDYDDLVKEAGFTLVGHDKGDHWPWSIYSVGG; encoded by the coding sequence GTGCCGATCTGGGGTCGAATCGTGCTACTGGCGGCCGGTGAGCCGTACAAGAAGGTCATCGGTGTCGACTTCTCGCCTACCTTCATCCAGCAGGCCGAGGATAATCTGCGTCGCTACACCGGGCCGCTGAAGGCCGCCGAGGTCGAGTTGCTCGCTATCGATGCCGCTGACTTCGTCGCGCCTGTCGAGAATCTGGTCGTGTACCTGTTCTCGCCATTCGGGCCGCCGGTCTTCACGACAGTGATGAACAACCTGGTCTCGGCGGCACGGCGAAATCAGAAGAAGATCACGGTCATCTACTACTCGCCGGACTACGACGATCTTGTCAAGGAAGCCGGATTCACCCTCGTCGGCCATGACAAGGGCGACCATTGGCCGTGGAGCATCTACTCAGTCGGCGGCTGA
- a CDS encoding tRNA guanosine(34) transglycosylase Tgt → MISADPAAPAGHRLQAGHRLETVHGSIVLPTFLPDGTRASVRAVDSRDLATVGIQAVMVNAMHLAQRPGLQAVRRAGGLHHFMAWDGVIVSDSGGFQILSLIRKRGQIGSIRSNGVTFQESPDTKKIVLTPEKVIEWQFGLRSDVVIALDDCTGPEDSPAQQLASTERTIRWFRQARQAYDLQCRQRRTSEPPLLVGVVQGGTDPTLRQRCVDALVESGAQGFGFGGWPLNSAGELERDMFALLARITPPDAPLFALGVGRPEHLVALCELDTRWVFDCTIPTRDARHGRLYAFEPDIASRQLTPDRSFYQNIYILDEENSRKDQPICPTCDCPTCQRYSRSYLHHLFRVKDGLADRLATLHNLRFYTRLLEMIRSGQLAGSAAREPGGRG, encoded by the coding sequence ATGATCTCCGCAGACCCTGCCGCTCCCGCTGGGCACCGATTGCAGGCCGGGCACCGGCTGGAGACCGTTCACGGTTCGATCGTCCTGCCGACCTTCCTGCCCGACGGCACGCGGGCCTCGGTCCGCGCGGTCGACAGCCGTGACCTGGCGACAGTGGGGATTCAGGCGGTGATGGTGAACGCCATGCACCTGGCCCAGCGCCCCGGACTCCAGGCCGTCCGACGGGCCGGCGGGCTACACCACTTCATGGCCTGGGACGGTGTGATCGTCTCTGATTCCGGCGGGTTTCAGATACTCTCCCTTATCCGCAAACGGGGTCAAATCGGGTCAATCCGATCGAACGGGGTGACTTTTCAAGAGTCGCCAGATACGAAGAAGATCGTGCTCACTCCCGAGAAGGTCATCGAATGGCAGTTCGGCCTCCGATCCGACGTGGTGATCGCCCTCGATGACTGCACCGGCCCGGAAGACTCCCCGGCTCAGCAGCTCGCTTCCACCGAGCGCACGATCCGCTGGTTCCGGCAGGCCCGACAGGCGTACGACCTCCAGTGTCGGCAGCGCCGGACATCGGAGCCACCCCTTTTGGTCGGGGTGGTCCAAGGCGGTACCGATCCGACGCTGCGCCAACGCTGCGTCGACGCCCTCGTCGAGTCCGGGGCGCAGGGGTTCGGATTCGGCGGCTGGCCGCTGAACTCCGCTGGCGAGTTGGAGCGCGACATGTTCGCCCTGCTCGCCCGGATCACTCCGCCCGACGCGCCGCTGTTCGCCCTCGGAGTCGGCCGGCCCGAGCATCTGGTCGCCCTCTGCGAGCTCGACACCCGATGGGTCTTCGACTGCACGATCCCGACCCGCGATGCCCGGCACGGCCGCCTTTACGCGTTCGAACCTGATATCGCCAGCCGGCAGCTCACTCCGGATCGGAGCTTCTACCAGAACATCTACATCCTCGACGAGGAGAATTCCCGCAAGGACCAGCCAATCTGCCCGACCTGCGACTGTCCGACCTGCCAGAGGTACAGCCGCAGCTATCTGCACCACCTGTTCCGGGTGAAGGACGGACTGGCGGACCGGCTCGCCACCCTGCACAACCTTCGCTTCTACACCCGCCTGCTGGAGATGATCCGGTCCGGCCAACTGGCCGGATCCGCCGCACGCGAGCCGGGCGGGCGGGGATGA
- a CDS encoding Rmt family 16S rRNA (guanine(1405)-N(7))-methyltransferase has product MTQSAGDDRVDEIEQAIVKSRRYQTVAPATVRRLARAALVAARGDVPDAVKRTKRGLHEIYGAFLPPKPPNYAALLGQVESAVDAGDDEAVQEALRRAMSVHLSTRERLPHLAGFYQKVFRDLPEPNTVRELACGLSPLAVPWMGLPEQAVYVASDIDARLIDFVGSVLTRLGVQHRVGVADILEDRVDEPTDVTLLLKTLPCLETQRRGSGWEAIDLVNSPIIVVTFPTRSLGQRSKGMFQTYSRGFESQVRERSYSFRQLEIGNELVYVIQK; this is encoded by the coding sequence ATGACGCAATCTGCGGGCGACGACCGAGTCGACGAGATCGAGCAGGCCATCGTGAAGAGTCGGCGCTACCAGACGGTGGCTCCAGCCACGGTGCGACGTCTGGCCAGAGCCGCTCTCGTCGCGGCTCGGGGCGATGTTCCCGATGCGGTGAAACGCACCAAGCGCGGGCTACATGAGATTTACGGTGCGTTTCTACCGCCCAAGCCGCCCAACTACGCAGCGTTACTCGGGCAGGTCGAATCTGCCGTTGACGCCGGAGACGACGAAGCGGTACAGGAAGCCCTCCGACGTGCGATGTCGGTGCATCTATCCACCCGGGAGCGGCTGCCACACCTGGCGGGGTTCTACCAAAAAGTCTTCCGTGACCTGCCCGAGCCGAATACGGTGCGTGAGTTAGCCTGCGGCCTCAGCCCGCTGGCTGTGCCGTGGATGGGTCTACCCGAGCAGGCCGTGTACGTCGCGTCCGACATCGACGCCCGCCTGATCGACTTCGTGGGTTCCGTGCTGACGAGATTGGGTGTCCAACACCGGGTGGGGGTGGCTGACATCCTTGAGGATCGGGTTGACGAGCCGACCGATGTCACGCTACTGCTGAAGACGTTGCCTTGCCTGGAAACTCAGCGCCGGGGATCCGGTTGGGAGGCGATCGACCTCGTCAACTCGCCGATTATCGTGGTAACCTTCCCGACCAGATCTCTCGGTCAGCGATCGAAAGGGATGTTCCAGACCTATTCGCGGGGCTTTGAGTCGCAGGTCCGGGAGCGGTCATACAGCTTTCGGCAACTGGAGATTGGCAACGAGCTGGTCTACGTCATTCAAAAGTAG
- the queF gene encoding preQ(1) synthase, translating to MALTKLGQAQAKPDGTLDTFPITDSSQEITIDCREFTCRCPITGQPDWATIRIDYRPGDRGVETKSLKLYLETFRDEGIFHEHLATKMRDDLVAALNPIFLKVTVDFNVRGGIALAASSTYQR from the coding sequence ATGGCGCTGACTAAGCTCGGGCAGGCGCAGGCCAAGCCTGACGGGACACTCGATACCTTTCCGATCACGGACAGCTCGCAGGAGATAACGATCGACTGCCGGGAGTTCACCTGCCGCTGCCCCATCACGGGGCAGCCGGACTGGGCGACCATCCGGATCGACTACCGCCCGGGTGACCGGGGTGTGGAGACCAAGAGCCTCAAGCTCTACCTGGAGACCTTCCGGGATGAAGGCATCTTCCACGAGCACCTGGCCACGAAGATGCGTGATGATCTGGTAGCCGCACTCAATCCCATCTTTCTCAAGGTCACTGTTGACTTCAACGTCCGCGGCGGGATCGCGCTGGCGGCGTCAAGCACCTACCAGCGCTGA
- the queC gene encoding 7-cyano-7-deazaguanine synthase QueC, translated as MPTGTRNAVVLLSGGLDSTTALAIAIHEGYRAHTLSFRYGQRHTVELDAAARVTKALGAAQHIVADIDLRAFGGSALTDDTLAVPHRTNTDEMDDTIPVTYVPARNTIFLSFALAWAETLNASDVFIGVNALDYSGYPDCRPEYIAAYEAMANLATKAGVEGQQRLRIHTPLIRLTKAAIIQRGLELGVDFAWTHSCYDPIDDRACGSCDSCLLRQRGFAELGMIDPAISGDG; from the coding sequence GTGCCGACAGGGACGCGCAATGCCGTGGTGCTGCTCAGCGGCGGCCTCGACTCCACGACGGCGCTCGCGATCGCGATACACGAGGGCTACCGGGCCCACACGCTCAGCTTCCGGTACGGGCAGCGACACACCGTCGAACTGGACGCCGCCGCCCGCGTGACGAAGGCACTCGGCGCAGCCCAACACATCGTCGCCGACATCGATCTGCGGGCCTTCGGCGGGTCGGCACTGACCGACGACACGCTCGCGGTACCGCACCGCACCAACACCGACGAGATGGACGACACCATCCCGGTCACTTACGTACCGGCACGCAACACGATCTTCCTGTCGTTCGCGCTGGCCTGGGCTGAGACCCTCAACGCCTCAGACGTATTCATCGGGGTGAACGCACTGGACTACAGCGGCTACCCGGACTGCCGCCCGGAGTACATCGCTGCATACGAGGCGATGGCCAATCTTGCCACCAAGGCCGGCGTCGAGGGGCAACAGCGGTTGCGCATCCACACCCCGCTGATCCGGCTGACCAAGGCCGCAATCATCCAGCGGGGCCTGGAGCTGGGTGTCGACTTCGCCTGGACACACAGCTGCTACGACCCGATCGACGACCGGGCCTGCGGCAGCTGCGACTCCTGCCTGCTCCGTCAACGCGGTTTCGCCGAGCTCGGCATGATCGACCCTGCCATCTCCGGCGACGGATGA
- the queE gene encoding 7-carboxy-7-deazaguanine synthase has protein sequence MIGVYRVKEIFYTLQGEGTHAGRPAVFCRFTSCNLWTGRERDRHRAICQFCDTDFVGTDGIGGGRFSSAAELAAAVAEAWQGRAHPRSRRYVVCTGGEPLLQLDETAVTALHEAGFEVAVETNGTLPAPAGIDWICVSPKAGANVVLTRGDDLKLVFPQPEADPARFEHLDFGHFLLQPMDGPDRVANTAAAVRYCLENPQWRLSLQTHKYIGIA, from the coding sequence ATGATCGGCGTGTACCGGGTCAAGGAGATCTTTTACACACTCCAGGGCGAGGGTACGCATGCCGGTCGCCCCGCAGTCTTTTGCCGCTTCACCAGTTGCAACCTCTGGACCGGGCGAGAACGTGATCGACATCGTGCGATCTGCCAATTCTGCGATACTGACTTCGTCGGCACCGACGGCATTGGGGGCGGGCGGTTCTCGTCCGCCGCCGAGCTGGCCGCCGCCGTCGCCGAGGCTTGGCAAGGGCGGGCACACCCCCGCAGCCGACGGTATGTGGTGTGCACCGGCGGCGAACCACTGTTGCAGCTGGACGAGACGGCTGTGACCGCCCTGCACGAAGCAGGCTTCGAGGTCGCGGTCGAGACCAACGGCACTCTGCCCGCACCTGCGGGCATCGACTGGATCTGTGTCAGTCCCAAGGCCGGCGCGAATGTCGTACTCACCCGAGGTGACGACTTGAAGCTGGTCTTTCCCCAGCCAGAGGCCGACCCGGCTCGCTTCGAGCACCTCGACTTCGGCCATTTTCTGCTGCAGCCGATGGACGGGCCGGATCGAGTCGCCAATACTGCGGCTGCGGTGCGGTACTGCCTAGAGAATCCACAGTGGCGTCTGAGTTTACAGACTCACAAATACATTGGGATTGCCTGA
- the queD gene encoding 6-carboxytetrahydropterin synthase QueD, whose translation MEIFREFTFEAAHRLPHVPEGHKCARLHGHSYRVTVHVSGQVGARTGWVIDFGDLKQAFAPVRDQLDHHYLNEIAGLENPTSEVLARWIWQRLAGQLPLSAVAVRETCTSGCVYRGED comes from the coding sequence ATGGAGATCTTCCGGGAGTTCACCTTCGAGGCCGCGCACCGGCTGCCGCACGTACCCGAAGGCCACAAGTGCGCCCGCCTGCACGGACATTCGTACCGGGTCACCGTGCACGTCAGTGGCCAGGTCGGAGCGCGAACCGGTTGGGTGATCGACTTCGGCGACCTCAAGCAGGCGTTCGCACCGGTCCGCGACCAACTCGACCACCACTACCTCAACGAAATCGCCGGACTGGAGAATCCGACGAGCGAAGTGCTGGCCCGATGGATCTGGCAGCGACTTGCCGGTCAGTTGCCGTTGTCGGCGGTGGCGGTTCGGGAAACCTGCACCTCCGGCTGCGTCTACCGAGGCGAGGACTGA
- a CDS encoding SCP2 sterol-binding domain-containing protein, whose translation MTEFDPANFASIDAKEFSKLVKTTPDSKIAEVMQGDLRGKVLDEVFNRMPTLFRPEKAGATSAVIHWNITGRPDGGTDTYEIVVDNGTCVVSPTAEREPRLSLTLGPVDFLKVVAGTGNPMMMFMTGKLKAKGDLGLAAQIPNLFDIPKS comes from the coding sequence ATGACCGAGTTCGACCCGGCCAACTTCGCGTCCATCGACGCCAAGGAGTTCAGCAAGCTGGTCAAGACCACCCCGGATTCCAAGATCGCCGAGGTGATGCAGGGCGACCTGCGCGGCAAGGTCCTCGACGAGGTGTTCAACCGGATGCCCACCCTGTTCCGTCCGGAGAAGGCCGGCGCCACCAGCGCGGTGATCCACTGGAACATCACCGGCCGTCCGGACGGCGGCACCGACACCTACGAGATCGTCGTCGACAACGGCACCTGCGTGGTCTCCCCGACCGCCGAGCGCGAACCGCGGCTGAGCCTGACCCTCGGGCCGGTCGACTTCCTCAAGGTCGTCGCCGGCACCGGGAACCCGATGATGATGTTCATGACCGGCAAACTCAAGGCAAAGGGCGATCTCGGACTCGCCGCCCAGATCCCCAACCTGTTCGACATCCCCAAGAGCTGA
- a CDS encoding AMP-binding protein, with the protein MDLPFLISTLTRRGVLTPGSPVRTVAQLAALRRWGFTLVGELRQAAARDPNRVALIDDGEQQLTYRELLDRAERLAGALRTALDVSAGDRIGLLCRNHPDMVAAMVAAGLLGADTVLLHTGLAGPQLAAVADEQRLRVLLHDREFGEQVVEVDTGVVRVDETRAAQLLRDAPTDIRLEPPRRDGRTIVLTSGTTGTPKGARRRTPTGFGPLASIIDRIPLRVHDRIMIATPVFHTWGYAALQIAFALRATVVLHRRFEPAAALAAVDRHDCTALFAVPVMLQRLLHDVPAPQRQPTGLRVVAVSGSALGGGIATRFMDRYGDVLYNLYGSTEVSWAAIATPADLRRAPNTAGRPPYGTRLAVLGPDGEPVPTGQVGQIFVGNELLFDGYTTSDDGTADRRHGLLGTGDLGHVDADGLLFVGGRADDMIVSGGENVFPSDVADLLAQLPQVREAAVVGLPDAEYGQRLAAYLVLHPEETLDAEAVREYVRRYRARFAVPRHVIFLSALPRNAAGKVVTRDLPRPPGS; encoded by the coding sequence GTGGACCTGCCGTTCCTGATTTCCACGCTGACCCGACGCGGGGTGCTCACCCCTGGCTCGCCGGTGCGGACCGTCGCCCAACTCGCCGCGCTGCGCCGCTGGGGGTTCACCCTCGTCGGCGAACTGCGCCAGGCCGCCGCCCGCGACCCGAACCGGGTCGCGCTGATCGACGACGGCGAACAACAGCTGACCTACCGGGAGCTGCTGGACCGCGCCGAGCGGCTGGCCGGCGCGCTACGTACCGCACTGGATGTTTCCGCCGGTGACCGGATCGGCCTGCTCTGCCGCAACCACCCAGACATGGTGGCCGCGATGGTCGCCGCCGGGCTACTCGGCGCGGACACCGTACTGCTGCACACCGGGCTGGCCGGGCCGCAGCTCGCCGCCGTCGCCGACGAACAGCGGCTGCGGGTGCTGCTGCACGACCGCGAGTTCGGCGAACAGGTGGTCGAGGTCGACACCGGGGTGGTCCGAGTCGACGAGACCCGGGCGGCGCAGCTGCTGCGCGACGCACCGACGGACATCCGGCTGGAGCCGCCGCGCCGCGACGGCCGCACCATCGTGCTCACCTCGGGCACCACCGGCACCCCGAAGGGTGCCCGGCGACGCACTCCGACCGGCTTCGGACCGCTGGCGTCGATCATCGACCGGATCCCGCTGCGGGTCCACGACCGGATCATGATCGCCACACCGGTCTTCCACACCTGGGGGTACGCCGCCCTGCAGATCGCGTTCGCGCTGCGGGCCACGGTGGTGCTGCACCGACGCTTCGAGCCGGCCGCCGCGCTGGCCGCCGTCGACCGGCACGACTGCACCGCGCTGTTCGCCGTACCGGTGATGCTGCAACGGCTGCTGCACGACGTACCCGCACCGCAGCGGCAGCCGACCGGGCTGCGGGTGGTCGCGGTCAGCGGTTCGGCGCTCGGCGGCGGCATCGCCACCCGGTTCATGGACCGGTACGGCGACGTGCTCTACAACCTGTACGGGTCGACCGAGGTCTCCTGGGCGGCCATCGCCACCCCGGCCGACCTGCGCCGGGCACCGAACACGGCCGGCCGGCCGCCGTACGGCACCCGGCTGGCGGTGCTCGGGCCGGATGGCGAACCGGTGCCGACCGGACAGGTCGGGCAGATCTTCGTCGGTAACGAGCTGCTCTTCGACGGCTACACCACCAGCGACGACGGTACCGCCGACCGCCGGCACGGGCTGCTCGGCACCGGCGACCTCGGCCACGTCGACGCCGACGGGCTGCTCTTCGTCGGCGGCCGGGCCGACGACATGATCGTCTCCGGCGGGGAGAACGTCTTCCCGTCCGACGTCGCCGACCTGCTGGCCCAGCTACCGCAGGTACGCGAGGCCGCGGTGGTCGGCCTACCGGACGCGGAGTACGGCCAGCGGCTCGCCGCGTACCTGGTGCTGCATCCGGAGGAGACGCTCGACGCCGAGGCGGTCCGGGAGTACGTGCGCCGCTACCGCGCCCGGTTCGCCGTACCCCGGCATGTGATCTTCCTGTCGGCGCTGCCGCGCAACGCCGCCGGCAAGGTGGTCACCCGGGACCTGCCCCGGCCGCCGGGCAGCTGA
- a CDS encoding DUF2795 domain-containing protein, protein MGTSYQDVLDSLNELDFPADKEQIVAEARRVGASPGVVRALRGLPPVEYANRTEAARSAHIDAAPEQDPAQRAARARFRDHQRVAQHLRQP, encoded by the coding sequence ATGGGGACGAGCTACCAGGACGTACTGGACAGCCTGAACGAGCTGGACTTTCCCGCCGACAAGGAACAGATCGTCGCGGAGGCGCGGCGGGTCGGCGCCAGCCCCGGCGTGGTACGCGCGTTGCGCGGCCTGCCGCCGGTCGAGTACGCCAACCGCACGGAAGCGGCCCGCTCGGCGCACATCGACGCCGCGCCGGAGCAGGACCCGGCCCAGCGGGCGGCGCGGGCGCGGTTCCGGGACCACCAGCGGGTGGCCCAGCATCTGCGCCAGCCCTGA
- the purD gene encoding phosphoribosylamine--glycine ligase: MRVLLIGSGGREHALASSLAADPAVDQLIAAPGNPGIAAVAELRPVTATDPQAVAALAVEVAADLVVVGPEAPLVAGVADAVRAKGIACFGPSGAAAVLEGSKSFAKDVMAAAGVPTARAVTCRSADEVAAALDAFGTPYVVKNDGLAAGKGVVVTDDRAAAVAHAESCGQVVVEEYLAGPEVSLFVVTDGSAAVPLLPAQDFKRVGVGDTGPNTGGMGAYAPLPWAPPDLVNQVMAEVVHPTLAEMRLRGTPFAGLLYVGLAVTAAGPRVIEFNARFGDPETQVVLALLETPLAGLLHAAATGTLADHPPLRWRDGAAVTVVLASAGYPVAARTGDVITGAGQAGISHAGTARDATGQLVSAGGRVLSATGVGADLTGARDAAYRLLAGVDLPGGHFRADIALAAAEGRITLP, translated from the coding sequence GTGCGCGTACTTCTCATCGGTAGTGGCGGACGCGAGCACGCGCTCGCGTCCAGCCTGGCCGCCGACCCCGCCGTCGACCAGTTGATCGCCGCTCCGGGCAATCCGGGCATCGCGGCGGTGGCCGAGCTGCGCCCGGTCACCGCCACCGACCCGCAGGCGGTCGCCGCGCTCGCCGTCGAGGTGGCGGCCGACCTGGTCGTGGTCGGCCCGGAGGCGCCGCTGGTCGCCGGGGTCGCCGACGCGGTACGCGCCAAGGGCATCGCCTGCTTCGGGCCGTCCGGCGCGGCCGCCGTCCTGGAAGGCTCCAAGAGCTTCGCCAAGGACGTGATGGCAGCCGCCGGGGTGCCGACCGCCCGCGCCGTGACCTGCCGGAGCGCCGACGAGGTGGCCGCCGCGCTGGACGCCTTCGGCACCCCGTACGTGGTGAAGAACGACGGGCTGGCGGCCGGCAAGGGGGTGGTGGTGACCGACGACCGGGCCGCCGCCGTCGCCCACGCCGAATCCTGCGGGCAGGTGGTGGTCGAGGAGTACCTGGCCGGGCCGGAGGTGTCGTTGTTCGTCGTCACCGACGGCTCGGCGGCGGTGCCGCTGCTGCCCGCCCAGGACTTCAAGCGGGTGGGCGTCGGCGACACCGGCCCGAACACCGGCGGCATGGGTGCGTACGCGCCGCTGCCGTGGGCGCCGCCGGACCTGGTCAACCAGGTGATGGCCGAGGTAGTGCACCCGACGCTGGCCGAGATGCGCCTCCGGGGCACCCCGTTCGCCGGGCTGCTCTACGTCGGGCTGGCGGTCACCGCCGCCGGCCCCCGGGTGATCGAGTTCAACGCCCGGTTCGGTGACCCGGAGACCCAGGTGGTGCTGGCGCTGCTGGAGACCCCGCTGGCCGGCCTGCTGCACGCGGCGGCGACCGGCACGCTCGCCGACCACCCGCCGCTGCGCTGGCGGGACGGGGCAGCGGTGACCGTGGTACTCGCGTCGGCCGGCTACCCGGTGGCGGCCCGCACCGGCGACGTGATCACCGGTGCCGGGCAGGCCGGGATCAGCCACGCCGGCACCGCCCGCGACGCCACGGGGCAGCTCGTCTCGGCCGGTGGCCGGGTGCTCAGCGCCACCGGAGTCGGCGCCGACCTGACCGGCGCGCGGGACGCCGCGTACCGGCTGCTGGCCGGGGTCGACCTGCCCGGCGGGCACTTCCGGGCGGACATCGCCCTGGCCGCAGCCGAGGGCCGGATCACCCTGCCCTGA